In bacterium, a genomic segment contains:
- a CDS encoding glycosyltransferase family 4 protein, producing MTDQPKETSPVRPLRVVMVTGAYFPEISGAGLQCRSLIRAANGDGLLFSVVTTCLERGLPFRGSVDSVPVYRLPVGSANPGALTFLRWLPRLVWLKWCVFLRADIIHLHGFSRKSWLFVLFRLWPGKRVLLKLTSLGEDDPASIRKRGALSRLFYSLADRYLAPGEALARAYLASGFPEAKLVRLPNGVDTDRFRPAEREERLALRAQLGLPLEGVLVLSVGHFSEEKRPHLTAECWSCLGDGPLSLVMIGRTAEGSYEVDPRAVERVRAAAAKPGRPGELVLVESTSRIEDYYRAADIFVLSSVREGQPNALLEAMACGLACAASRLEGVTDSLLEDGGAGLLFEPDNARALCSALERLADNPTLREILGRRAREVVLAGYAMEEVAARYRNLCFGLYGRDTAEQ from the coding sequence ATGACCGACCAGCCGAAAGAAACCTCCCCCGTCAGGCCGCTGCGCGTGGTGATGGTCACCGGGGCCTATTTCCCGGAAATCTCCGGTGCGGGCCTGCAGTGCCGCAGCCTGATCCGGGCCGCGAACGGCGATGGCTTGCTGTTCAGCGTGGTCACCACCTGCCTGGAGCGCGGCCTGCCGTTCCGCGGGAGTGTGGACAGTGTCCCGGTCTACCGTCTGCCGGTCGGCAGCGCCAACCCCGGCGCCCTGACTTTCCTGCGCTGGCTGCCGCGGCTGGTCTGGCTGAAATGGTGTGTTTTCCTGCGGGCGGACATAATCCACCTGCACGGGTTCAGCCGCAAGAGCTGGCTGTTCGTGCTGTTCAGGCTCTGGCCCGGCAAGCGGGTGCTGCTCAAGCTGACCAGCCTGGGCGAGGACGACCCGGCCTCGATCCGCAAACGCGGGGCTCTGTCGCGCCTGTTCTACTCCCTGGCCGACCGCTACCTGGCGCCGGGGGAGGCCCTGGCGCGGGCCTATCTGGCCAGCGGGTTCCCGGAAGCCAAACTGGTGCGCCTGCCCAACGGGGTGGACACCGACCGTTTCCGCCCGGCCGAGCGCGAGGAGCGCCTGGCCCTGCGCGCACAGCTCGGCCTTCCGCTGGAGGGGGTGCTGGTGCTGTCCGTGGGCCATTTCTCGGAAGAGAAACGCCCGCACCTGACGGCCGAGTGCTGGAGCTGTCTGGGGGACGGCCCGCTGAGCCTGGTGATGATCGGGCGGACCGCGGAGGGCTCCTACGAGGTGGACCCGCGGGCCGTGGAGCGAGTGCGCGCCGCCGCCGCCAAACCTGGACGGCCCGGCGAGTTGGTTCTGGTGGAGAGCACGTCGCGGATCGAGGACTACTACCGCGCCGCGGATATATTCGTGCTGAGCTCGGTGCGAGAGGGCCAGCCCAACGCCCTGCTCGAGGCGATGGCCTGCGGCCTGGCCTGCGCCGCCTCGCGCCTGGAGGGCGTCACCGACAGCCTTCTGGAGGACGGCGGCGCGGGGCTGCTGTTCGAGCCGGACAACGCCCGCGCTCTGTGCTCCGCCCTCGAACGTCTGGCCGACAACCCGACCCTGCGCGAGATCCTGGGCCGCCGCGCCCGCGAGGTTGTGCTGGCCGGCTACGCAATGGAGGAGGTCGCCGCGCGCTACCGCAACCTGTGTTTCGGGCTGTATGGGCGCGACACTGCAGAGCAATGA
- a CDS encoding deoxyhypusine synthase, with protein sequence MSARTKKDFLKSTVDHIDITRFPDVVPLVEAMGRTAFQARNLARAAGIYDRMLRDPDCTVILCLAGSLISAGLKTAIQTLVRDRMVDAIVSTGANIVDQDFFEGLGFRHYLGTPFVDDSELRELHIDRIYDTYIDEDELRECDETVGRIADSLEPRPYSSREIIAEMGRFLESEGKGEGSIVLEAFRRDVPIFCPAFSDCSAGFGLVAHQYKRQGVNCVSLDSAKDFLELTRIKMESKETGLLMLGGGVPKNFAQDIVVAADVLGTDAPMHKYAIQLTVADERDGALSGSTLKEASSWGKVDTVFEQMVYGEATVTFPLLAGYAWHKKGWAARAERRCAKLFAAAGARA encoded by the coding sequence ATGAGTGCCAGAACCAAAAAGGATTTCCTCAAGTCCACGGTCGACCATATCGACATCACCCGTTTCCCGGACGTGGTGCCGCTGGTCGAGGCGATGGGCCGCACCGCGTTCCAGGCCCGCAACCTGGCCCGCGCGGCCGGAATCTACGACCGCATGCTGCGTGACCCGGACTGCACGGTGATCCTCTGCCTGGCCGGCTCGCTGATCAGCGCGGGGCTGAAGACCGCGATCCAGACCCTGGTGCGCGACCGTATGGTGGATGCCATCGTCTCCACCGGCGCCAACATCGTGGACCAGGATTTCTTCGAGGGCCTGGGGTTCCGTCACTACCTGGGCACCCCGTTCGTGGATGACTCCGAGCTGCGCGAGCTGCACATCGACCGCATCTACGACACCTACATCGACGAGGACGAGCTGCGCGAGTGCGACGAGACCGTGGGCCGCATCGCCGACAGCCTGGAGCCGCGGCCCTATTCCTCGCGCGAGATCATCGCCGAGATGGGCCGTTTCCTGGAATCCGAGGGCAAGGGCGAGGGCTCGATCGTGCTGGAGGCGTTCCGCAGGGACGTGCCCATTTTCTGCCCGGCTTTCTCCGACTGCAGCGCCGGGTTCGGCCTGGTCGCACACCAGTACAAGCGCCAGGGAGTGAACTGCGTCTCCCTCGACTCGGCCAAGGATTTCCTGGAGCTGACCCGGATCAAGATGGAATCGAAAGAGACCGGCCTGCTGATGCTCGGCGGCGGCGTGCCCAAGAATTTCGCCCAGGATATCGTGGTGGCCGCGGATGTGCTGGGCACGGACGCCCCGATGCACAAGTACGCGATCCAGCTCACCGTGGCCGATGAGCGCGACGGCGCCCTGAGCGGCTCCACGCTCAAGGAGGCCAGCAGTTGGGGCAAGGTGGACACGGTGTTCGAGCAGATGGTCTACGGCGAGGCCACGGTGACTTTCCCGCTGTTGGCCGGGTACGCCTGGCACAAGAAAGGCTGGGCTGCCCGCGCCGAGCGCCGCTGCGCCAAACTGTTCGCCGCGGCGGGCGCCCGCGCCTGA